In Marivirga salinae, a single window of DNA contains:
- a CDS encoding GAF domain-containing protein has product MTAISKGKFTPYFDEIYKRADMVTEITIGGYYLFGLFLAFFYDTWLVGLGVGSLSLILYFGIKVLLKGSYVHHYIGSLVLAIFMAQFIYQMHGLFEMHFTAFVAVIVLMAYQNFKVFIPATLFIVIHHGIFAYIQYLGFVNNNEVYQTIYFTQLDYMDLQTFIFHAGLVAIAVLIAASYSVYSRNRSKFLFQKLIESEEQAKITQTNILFAKEIANNNYEKEFELNENDPLSSALLDMKESLKKSAIREEQERFTNKGLAELSNIIRDNGNNLKDLTYEVIEFLVKYMKLNQGGFFIVKEEGDDIFLELEGCYAYDRRKKINKRIQPGEGLVGQSYQEKDSIYLTEVPENYINIKSGLGDANPRSIVITPVKRDEYIEGIMELASFRILKEYEREFLEKAGESIAVALNTAKVNQKTTELYEQSQQQTEEMRAQEEEMRQNMEEMQATQEEVMRKSKEIEKQSAESQSLLAGLQSLMAVIEFTPEGRIIDANKNFLKAMEYDLSSIEGQHHKIFVSEEDSQSADYKNFWKDLGNGHLNKGIFDRYSSSGKKVRLNAIYTPITDNNDVVQKVIKLATVLEEHRQ; this is encoded by the coding sequence ATGACAGCTATTTCTAAGGGGAAATTTACGCCCTATTTTGACGAAATTTATAAAAGGGCGGATATGGTAACAGAAATTACGATTGGTGGATACTATCTATTTGGCTTGTTCTTAGCCTTTTTTTATGATACATGGTTAGTGGGGCTAGGAGTAGGTTCTCTTTCTTTGATCTTATACTTTGGAATAAAGGTTCTATTGAAAGGATCTTATGTACACCATTATATTGGTAGTTTAGTCTTGGCAATTTTCATGGCACAATTTATTTATCAAATGCATGGTTTATTTGAAATGCACTTTACTGCCTTTGTTGCTGTCATAGTCTTAATGGCATATCAGAATTTTAAAGTCTTTATTCCTGCAACACTCTTCATTGTGATTCATCATGGAATTTTTGCTTATATCCAATATTTGGGATTTGTAAATAATAATGAAGTTTACCAAACCATTTATTTCACCCAGCTTGATTATATGGATTTGCAAACCTTTATTTTCCATGCTGGTCTTGTGGCAATAGCTGTATTAATTGCTGCTTCCTATTCTGTTTACAGTAGGAATCGTTCGAAATTTCTATTTCAAAAGTTAATAGAAAGTGAAGAGCAAGCCAAAATCACTCAGACTAACATTTTATTCGCCAAGGAAATTGCGAATAACAATTATGAAAAAGAATTTGAATTAAATGAAAACGATCCCCTAAGTAGTGCTTTATTAGATATGAAGGAAAGCTTAAAGAAAAGCGCTATACGTGAAGAACAAGAACGTTTTACCAATAAAGGACTAGCAGAATTGTCTAATATTATTAGAGATAATGGGAATAATTTGAAGGATTTAACCTACGAGGTCATTGAGTTTTTAGTAAAGTATATGAAACTCAATCAAGGTGGATTTTTCATAGTAAAAGAAGAAGGAGATGATATTTTCTTGGAGTTGGAAGGATGTTATGCTTACGATAGAAGAAAAAAGATCAATAAGAGAATTCAACCCGGAGAAGGCTTAGTAGGACAATCTTATCAGGAAAAAGATAGTATTTATTTAACTGAAGTACCTGAAAATTATATCAATATTAAGTCAGGATTAGGAGACGCAAATCCTAGATCAATTGTCATTACGCCCGTAAAACGAGATGAGTATATTGAAGGAATAATGGAATTGGCCAGTTTTAGGATATTAAAGGAATATGAAAGAGAATTCTTGGAAAAAGCTGGAGAGAGTATAGCGGTTGCATTAAATACTGCCAAAGTCAATCAGAAAACTACTGAGCTTTACGAGCAATCTCAGCAACAGACAGAGGAAATGAGAGCTCAAGAAGAGGAAATGCGTCAAAATATGGAGGAAATGCAAGCCACTCAAGAAGAGGTAATGCGAAAGAGCAAGGAAATTGAGAAGCAAAGTGCAGAAAGTCAGTCTTTGCTGGCAGGTTTGCAAAGTTTAATGGCGGTGATTGAATTTACTCCTGAAGGTAGAATAATTGATGCTAATAAGAATTTCTTGAAAGCTATGGAGTATGATTTGAGTAGTATAGAAGGGCAGCACCACAAGATATTTGTGTCAGAAGAAGATTCTCAAAGCGCAGATTATAAAAATTTTTGGAAGGACTTAGGGAATGGCCATTTGAATAAAGGTATTTTTGATAGGTATTCCTCATCTGGTAAAAAGGTTCGGCTTAACGCTATTTACACACCAATTACCGACAATAATGATGTTGTGCAGAAGGTGATTAAATTAGCAACTGT
- a CDS encoding TlpA family protein disulfide reductase, translated as MRIFFSIIFILSILTGIGFIFWHQEWRFSKPTPVPKNYINIESGDSLSIDLLSSLGIKADEQLFIHFYNFDCPCSRFNIKEFQNLVIQYESEVKFLAILETIDKKESEIRTFREKYDLGIDIHLDKQGTIAEQLGVYSTPQAVLIKNQQIYFSGNYNKARFCTTQNTKFASLALSAMVEGKEAPVFPELATIAYGCELPANGNTNTRIDKFFNLLSL; from the coding sequence ATGAGAATATTTTTTTCGATTATCTTTATCTTATCCATTTTAACAGGGATAGGGTTTATTTTTTGGCATCAGGAATGGCGATTTTCAAAACCAACACCAGTCCCGAAAAATTATATTAATATTGAAAGTGGAGATTCTTTATCAATTGATTTATTGTCCTCTTTAGGAATTAAAGCTGATGAACAACTCTTCATTCATTTCTACAATTTTGATTGTCCTTGCTCAAGATTTAATATAAAGGAATTTCAGAATCTTGTTATCCAATATGAGTCAGAGGTTAAATTTTTAGCAATTCTGGAAACAATTGATAAAAAAGAAAGTGAAATCCGAACTTTTAGAGAGAAGTATGATTTAGGAATTGACATCCACTTAGATAAACAAGGCACAATTGCAGAACAATTAGGTGTTTACAGCACACCTCAAGCAGTATTAATCAAAAACCAACAAATATACTTTAGCGGTAATTACAACAAAGCACGGTTTTGCACTACTCAAAATACAAAGTTTGCAAGTTTAGCTCTTTCTGCAATGGTGGAAGGTAAGGAGGCTCCAGTCTTTCCTGAATTGGCTACTATAGCATATGGATGTGAATTGCCTGCCAATGGTAATACCAATACAAGAATTGATAAATTTTTTAACTTATTAAGTTTATGA
- the hpf gene encoding ribosome hibernation-promoting factor, HPF/YfiA family: protein MDITLEPVDFNISQDLNDHMREMFSKLSKYNDQIVGIDLYLKSNANNENGEKTVDAKVFLPGNDIFVSGEGDSFVSAGQDCYEVAKRHVRKAKEKVKDRQQGRPDKY from the coding sequence ATGGATATTACTTTAGAACCCGTAGATTTTAATATAAGTCAAGATTTGAATGACCACATGCGTGAGATGTTCAGTAAGCTGTCAAAATACAATGACCAAATCGTAGGCATAGATTTATATCTTAAATCAAATGCAAATAATGAAAACGGAGAAAAAACTGTAGATGCAAAAGTCTTTTTGCCAGGAAATGATATTTTTGTTTCCGGTGAAGGCGATAGTTTTGTATCAGCTGGACAAGATTGCTATGAAGTGGCCAAAAGGCATGTGAGAAAAGCCAAAGAAAAAGTTAAAGACAGACAACAGGGAAGACCTGATAAATATTAA
- a CDS encoding Fur family transcriptional regulator: MSKSTPVMKEILQRAKNILDEYLNDQHLRKTAERYSVLEELYYLPQDEHIDVETLFLRMRNKEYTISRATVYNSIDLLVECGLVVKHNFKDKNALYEPALTYEHHDHLVCNNCLKIKEFLDPSIEDIKKRVGKSLGSDIKHHSLVFYGDCTIENCENLKRKEVVKG; the protein is encoded by the coding sequence ATGTCAAAGTCTACACCGGTGATGAAGGAAATTTTGCAGCGTGCAAAAAATATATTAGATGAATATTTAAATGACCAACATTTAAGGAAAACAGCAGAGCGTTATTCGGTTTTGGAGGAGCTTTATTATTTGCCTCAGGATGAACATATAGATGTAGAGACCCTTTTCTTGAGGATGAGAAATAAGGAGTATACAATTTCTCGAGCCACGGTTTATAATTCTATTGATTTATTGGTAGAATGTGGCTTAGTGGTTAAGCATAATTTTAAGGATAAAAACGCACTTTACGAACCGGCATTAACCTATGAGCATCATGATCACTTGGTTTGCAATAATTGCCTTAAAATCAAAGAGTTTTTAGACCCCAGTATTGAAGATATTAAAAAGAGAGTGGGAAAGTCATTAGGCTCAGATATCAAGCACCACTCTTTGGTTTTTTATGGAGATTGCACTATTGAAAATTGCGAAAATTTGAAAAGAAAAGAAGTTGTGAAGGGTTGA
- a CDS encoding heavy metal translocating P-type ATPase has translation MRISTVKEQDIDCRHCGEKCDQELIESHGQNFCCEGCRMVYEILLENDLDNFYCVAESPGISSKKKKTHDFEFLKDEAFANSLLDFKNEEISKIRFYIPAIHCSACIWLLEKLYKLHSGIISSRVDFNKKTVIISFKHQEISLLELVKLLDSIAYTPDIQLENKKSTSSPYRRIWLQIGIAGFVFGNSMLFSLPEYFGLNLFDDDIISKIFPFLNALLALPIVFFAAQDYFKSAWGAIKQKQINMDVPISIGIFTLFTYSYYIIFFQSGLGYIDSLSGLVFFLLLGKYYQQKTFDHLRFDRDIQSFFPLSVTKIKGQHEEQVLLNSIIPSDILKIRNEEIIPADSLLISDEASIDYSFVTGESLPESKQKEELIYAGGRLKGTAILVQVKKSPSQSYLAQLWDDESIQQGAKAQVQSTADKISKYFTAVVLGIAFIALGSWLYMGDFESGIRAFTTVLIVACPCALALATPVTLGYAMRVLSKAGFFVKSTQSVEDLSKIDSIVFDKTGTLTYSDKAEVVFEGNMPEHKVLAAVKTLFNQSKHPLSQIIYNWLPFYPSQEIEDYKEISGQGISARVNGQIIKLGKKQFVDSQATDFDKKANSSQVFINVDGLTYGCFNVKHVFRENIGDLFNSLKTDYKLNLLSGDQAAEKEYLSQWLAEENMFFEQLPGDKKEFITKWQDAQQKVMMAGDGLNDSAALRKSDFGLAITESTRQFSPACDGILLGENLKQLPNIMKFSKAAFKLVIAGFVLSFLYNVVGLSFAVQALLSPVIAAILMPISSFSVVLLATLGTRYLANKYLLETENSRDL, from the coding sequence ATGAGAATATCTACAGTAAAAGAACAAGACATAGATTGTCGCCATTGCGGAGAAAAATGTGACCAAGAACTTATTGAAAGTCACGGTCAAAATTTCTGTTGCGAGGGTTGCCGTATGGTCTATGAAATTTTACTGGAAAATGACCTTGATAATTTTTATTGTGTTGCTGAATCTCCTGGCATCAGTTCCAAAAAGAAAAAAACTCATGATTTCGAGTTTCTCAAAGATGAAGCATTTGCTAATAGCCTATTAGATTTCAAAAATGAAGAAATCAGTAAGATTAGATTTTACATTCCGGCCATTCACTGCAGTGCTTGTATTTGGCTGCTTGAGAAACTTTATAAACTTCATTCCGGTATTATCAGTAGTCGAGTAGATTTCAATAAGAAAACTGTCATTATCTCTTTCAAGCATCAGGAAATTTCATTGCTTGAATTAGTAAAATTATTAGATTCTATTGCTTATACACCTGATATTCAATTAGAAAATAAAAAATCCACTTCTTCTCCCTATAGAAGAATATGGTTGCAAATTGGAATCGCAGGCTTTGTTTTTGGAAATAGCATGCTGTTCAGTTTGCCAGAATATTTTGGACTAAATCTGTTCGATGATGACATTATTTCTAAAATATTCCCTTTTCTAAATGCTTTATTAGCACTGCCCATAGTGTTTTTTGCTGCACAAGATTATTTTAAATCTGCATGGGGTGCGATCAAACAGAAACAAATCAATATGGATGTCCCTATCAGCATTGGGATCTTCACATTATTCACCTATAGTTATTATATCATTTTTTTCCAGTCAGGCTTGGGTTATATCGACTCGCTTTCCGGACTGGTTTTTTTCCTACTACTAGGGAAATATTATCAGCAGAAAACTTTTGACCACTTAAGGTTTGATAGAGATATTCAATCTTTCTTCCCTTTATCAGTAACCAAAATAAAAGGACAGCATGAGGAACAAGTGCTGCTCAATAGCATTATCCCTTCCGATATTTTAAAAATCAGAAATGAAGAAATCATTCCTGCTGATAGTCTTTTGATTTCGGATGAAGCTTCTATCGATTATAGTTTTGTAACGGGCGAATCTTTACCTGAGAGCAAGCAAAAGGAAGAATTGATATATGCTGGCGGAAGATTAAAAGGTACTGCAATTTTAGTACAGGTTAAGAAAAGTCCTTCTCAAAGCTATTTAGCCCAATTATGGGATGATGAATCCATTCAACAAGGTGCAAAAGCACAGGTTCAAAGCACAGCGGATAAAATCAGTAAATATTTCACAGCCGTGGTTTTAGGCATTGCTTTCATTGCACTTGGTAGTTGGCTCTATATGGGAGATTTCGAAAGTGGTATCCGAGCTTTTACCACCGTGCTTATAGTCGCTTGTCCGTGTGCGTTAGCTTTGGCGACTCCAGTAACCTTAGGTTACGCCATGAGAGTGTTGAGCAAAGCCGGCTTTTTCGTAAAAAGCACTCAATCTGTTGAGGATTTATCCAAAATTGACTCTATTGTTTTTGATAAAACAGGAACCTTAACTTATTCAGATAAAGCTGAGGTGGTTTTTGAAGGAAATATGCCAGAACATAAAGTATTAGCTGCTGTAAAAACACTATTTAATCAATCCAAGCATCCATTATCGCAAATCATTTACAACTGGCTACCCTTTTATCCATCTCAAGAAATTGAAGATTATAAGGAAATCAGCGGACAAGGAATTAGTGCTAGAGTAAACGGACAAATCATCAAATTAGGCAAGAAGCAATTTGTGGATAGCCAAGCAACAGATTTTGATAAAAAAGCCAACAGTTCTCAAGTTTTTATTAATGTAGATGGTCTGACTTATGGCTGCTTCAATGTAAAGCATGTTTTCAGAGAAAATATTGGTGATCTATTCAACAGCCTAAAGACTGATTACAAATTGAATTTATTATCAGGTGACCAAGCTGCAGAGAAAGAATATTTATCCCAATGGTTAGCAGAAGAAAACATGTTTTTCGAACAATTGCCAGGAGATAAGAAAGAATTTATTACCAAATGGCAAGATGCTCAGCAAAAAGTTATGATGGCAGGCGATGGATTAAATGATTCAGCTGCATTACGCAAAAGTGATTTTGGATTGGCCATCACTGAATCTACGCGTCAGTTTAGTCCTGCTTGTGACGGCATCCTTTTAGGCGAGAATTTGAAACAATTACCTAATATTATGAAATTTTCAAAAGCCGCTTTCAAATTAGTGATTGCAGGCTTTGTATTATCATTTTTATATAATGTGGTGGGCTTAAGTTTTGCAGTTCAAGCACTTTTATCACCCGTAATCGCAGCTATTTTAATGCCGATAAGTTCCTTTTCAGTGGTACTTTTAGCAACTCTGGGAACACGCTATTTAGCAAATAAATATTTATTGGAGACTGAAAATAGCAGGGATTTATGA
- the ccoS gene encoding cbb3-type cytochrome oxidase assembly protein CcoS: MNILVILIIVSLIVAGGFLVAFIWAVRSGQFDDASTPSYRMLWDDATTKKEDKKSNQSTNHKQESHGN; the protein is encoded by the coding sequence ATGAACATACTGGTCATATTAATAATCGTGAGTTTGATAGTGGCAGGCGGCTTTTTAGTCGCTTTTATTTGGGCTGTTCGATCTGGACAGTTCGATGATGCCTCCACGCCTTCCTACAGGATGTTGTGGGATGATGCCACTACCAAAAAAGAAGACAAAAAGAGTAATCAATCAACTAATCATAAACAAGAATCACATGGAAATTGA
- the ccoN gene encoding cytochrome-c oxidase, cbb3-type subunit I, which translates to MEIEKFHYDNKVVKYFAIATVVWGAIGMLVGLLAATQLFAPEANLGSEYTTFGRIRPLHTNAVIFAFVGNAIFAGVYYSMQRLLKTRMFNDALSWINFWGWQLIILSAVITLPMGFTSSKEYAELEWPIDIAIALIWVVFGINMIGTIIKRREKHMYVAIWFYIASFVTVAVLHIVNSFALPVNFMKSYSAFAGVQDALVQWWYGHNAVAFFLTTPYLGLMYYFLPKAANRPIYSYKLSIVHFWALIFLYIWAGPHHLLYTSLPEWAQALGTAFSIMLIAPSWGGMVNGLLTLRGAWDKVKEDPILKFMVVAITAYGMAVFEGPMLSLKSVNAIAHYTDWIVAHVHIGALGWNGFLTFGMLYWMIPQMWKTKLFSRKLANTHFWLGTLGIIFYALPMYVSAFTQWLMWKEFTPEGILQYPNFLSTTLQIIPMHMLRAFGGLLYLLGVFVMVYNLIKTAKAGNFVANEAAEAPALEKVVSKGKEYWHRVWERKPIFFTLLTTVAILIGGIFELIPSFMMKDNEATKIEAVKPYTPLELEGRDIYISEGCVGCHSQMIRPFRYETERYGEYSKAGEFVYDHPFLWGSKRTGPDLHRVGEKYPDSWHFNHMYDPRSMSPGSTMPPYPWLLEQPYDLEGLPDKITVMRKLGVPYEEGFEEEVQANAMAQAEGIVKRLEADGIETVPEAKIVALIAYLQRLGTDIKVADK; encoded by the coding sequence ATGGAAATTGAAAAGTTTCATTATGACAACAAAGTCGTCAAATACTTTGCTATAGCAACAGTAGTTTGGGGCGCCATCGGGATGTTGGTAGGGCTTTTGGCCGCCACTCAGCTATTTGCACCGGAGGCTAATTTAGGTTCGGAATATACTACCTTTGGTAGGATAAGGCCTTTACACACTAATGCGGTAATTTTTGCATTTGTGGGTAACGCCATCTTTGCCGGAGTTTATTATTCCATGCAAAGGCTACTTAAAACCCGAATGTTTAATGATGCCCTTTCTTGGATAAACTTCTGGGGTTGGCAGCTCATCATTCTTTCGGCTGTGATTACCCTTCCAATGGGTTTCACTTCTTCAAAAGAATATGCTGAATTAGAGTGGCCAATTGATATTGCCATTGCTCTAATCTGGGTAGTGTTTGGTATCAATATGATTGGTACCATTATCAAAAGAAGGGAAAAGCACATGTATGTGGCCATCTGGTTCTACATTGCCTCTTTTGTAACCGTAGCCGTTTTGCATATCGTGAATTCATTTGCATTGCCGGTGAATTTTATGAAAAGTTATTCAGCTTTTGCGGGTGTTCAAGATGCACTAGTTCAATGGTGGTATGGTCATAATGCGGTGGCATTCTTTTTAACTACCCCCTATTTGGGCTTGATGTACTACTTTTTGCCTAAAGCAGCCAATCGACCAATTTATTCTTATAAATTATCGATTGTCCACTTCTGGGCTTTAATATTCTTATACATCTGGGCAGGTCCTCACCACCTATTGTATACTTCATTACCTGAATGGGCTCAAGCATTGGGTACTGCCTTCTCCATCATGTTGATCGCTCCATCTTGGGGTGGTATGGTGAATGGATTGTTAACCCTTAGAGGTGCTTGGGATAAAGTAAAAGAAGATCCAATCTTGAAATTTATGGTGGTAGCGATTACTGCTTATGGTATGGCGGTTTTCGAAGGCCCAATGTTATCCTTAAAAAGTGTGAACGCTATTGCACACTATACTGATTGGATTGTAGCTCATGTACATATTGGAGCATTAGGATGGAATGGATTCTTGACTTTTGGTATGTTATACTGGATGATCCCACAAATGTGGAAAACGAAATTATTCTCTAGAAAATTAGCGAATACTCACTTCTGGTTAGGAACATTAGGTATTATATTCTACGCCTTGCCTATGTATGTATCCGCTTTTACACAATGGTTAATGTGGAAAGAATTTACTCCAGAAGGTATTTTACAATACCCTAACTTCTTGTCTACTACCCTACAAATTATTCCAATGCATATGTTAAGAGCATTCGGTGGTTTACTCTACTTGCTTGGTGTATTTGTGATGGTATATAACTTAATCAAAACTGCAAAAGCAGGAAATTTTGTAGCTAATGAAGCAGCTGAAGCTCCAGCATTGGAAAAAGTTGTAAGCAAAGGAAAAGAGTACTGGCACAGAGTATGGGAAAGAAAGCCTATTTTCTTCACCCTCTTAACTACAGTAGCCATTTTAATTGGTGGAATATTCGAATTGATTCCATCTTTTATGATGAAAGATAATGAAGCTACTAAAATTGAAGCCGTGAAGCCTTATACACCTCTTGAATTGGAAGGTCGTGATATTTATATCAGCGAAGGTTGTGTGGGTTGTCACTCGCAAATGATTCGACCATTCCGATATGAAACGGAGCGTTATGGCGAATACTCTAAAGCAGGGGAATTTGTTTATGACCATCCATTCTTATGGGGATCAAAAAGAACAGGCCCTGATTTGCATAGAGTGGGAGAAAAATATCCTGACTCCTGGCATTTCAATCATATGTATGATCCAAGGTCTATGTCACCAGGTTCTACCATGCCGCCATATCCGTGGTTGTTGGAACAGCCTTATGATTTAGAAGGGCTTCCTGATAAAATCACGGTGATGAGAAAATTAGGCGTTCCTTATGAAGAAGGCTTTGAAGAAGAGGTTCAAGCTAATGCAATGGCTCAAGCTGAGGGGATTGTGAAAAGACTTGAGGCTGATGGAATTGAGACTGTTCCTGAAGCTAAGATTGTAGCCTTAATTGCCTACTTGCAAAGATTAGGTACAGATATAAAAGTTGCTGATAAATAA
- a CDS encoding cytochrome C oxidase Cbb3 → MFKHYFETIDNVEIFPIISLSIFFIFFVGLIWWVIRADKNYINKMKSLPMEEDNVTYKNDSKDEKSH, encoded by the coding sequence ATGTTTAAGCACTATTTCGAAACAATTGATAATGTGGAAATTTTCCCCATCATCTCGCTGAGTATATTCTTTATTTTCTTTGTCGGCCTGATTTGGTGGGTGATAAGAGCAGATAAGAATTATATCAATAAAATGAAATCCTTACCCATGGAAGAGGATAATGTTACATACAAAAATGATTCTAAGGATGAAAAAAGTCACTAA